A window from Luteolibacter flavescens encodes these proteins:
- a CDS encoding Gfo/Idh/MocA family protein, with amino-acid sequence MQRRPFLATLGATAAAFTTGARAQEPRRAGKKLGWALVGLGTLSKNQLAPALQKTKHSRLAAIVTGTPAKAKEWQEKYSIPDTHVYNYETFDKIAENPDVDVIFVVLPNSMHEEFVIRGAKAGKHVFCEKPMANTADECRRMIAAMKEAGKQLGIGYRCQFEPHHRECMRLAREKVFGPLKFIEAGFGFQIGDPTQWRLRKDLAGGGALMDVGVYALQACRYLTGEEPVEITAQETKTDPVKFAEVDETISWSMKFPSGVIASVMTTYAFNGANFFTAICEGGRFGMDPAYSYGGLKGWTSKPEVKIEFPAIDHFEAEMDAFSQAILEGKRFEPAGEEGLKDLLAVEAIYRSIKEGKAVKVETV; translated from the coding sequence ATGCAACGCCGCCCCTTCCTCGCCACCCTCGGAGCCACCGCCGCCGCCTTCACCACCGGAGCCCGTGCCCAGGAGCCACGGCGCGCGGGCAAGAAACTCGGCTGGGCGCTCGTCGGCCTCGGCACGCTGAGCAAGAACCAGCTCGCCCCGGCGCTGCAGAAGACGAAGCACTCGCGCCTCGCCGCCATCGTCACCGGCACCCCGGCGAAGGCAAAGGAGTGGCAGGAGAAATACTCCATCCCGGACACCCACGTTTACAACTACGAGACCTTCGACAAGATCGCGGAGAATCCCGACGTGGATGTCATCTTCGTGGTGCTGCCGAATTCCATGCACGAGGAATTCGTCATCCGCGGCGCGAAGGCCGGGAAGCATGTCTTCTGCGAGAAGCCGATGGCAAACACCGCGGACGAGTGCCGCCGCATGATCGCCGCCATGAAGGAGGCGGGGAAGCAACTCGGCATCGGCTACCGTTGCCAATTCGAGCCGCACCACCGCGAGTGCATGCGGCTGGCGCGGGAGAAGGTCTTCGGCCCGCTGAAATTCATCGAGGCGGGCTTTGGCTTCCAGATCGGGGATCCCACCCAGTGGCGCCTGCGAAAGGACCTCGCGGGCGGCGGCGCGCTCATGGACGTGGGCGTCTATGCGCTGCAGGCCTGCCGCTACCTCACCGGCGAGGAGCCCGTGGAAATCACCGCGCAGGAAACGAAGACCGACCCGGTGAAATTCGCCGAGGTGGACGAGACCATCTCCTGGTCGATGAAGTTTCCCTCCGGCGTCATCGCCTCGGTCATGACCACGTATGCCTTCAATGGCGCGAATTTCTTCACCGCCATCTGCGAGGGCGGGCGCTTCGGCATGGACCCGGCCTACAGCTACGGCGGGCTGAAGGGCTGGACCTCGAAGCCCGAGGTGAAGATCGAGTTCCCCGCCATTGACCACTTCGAGGCCGAGATGGATGCCTTCTCGCAGGCCATTCTCGAGGGCAAGCGCTTCGAGCCTGCGGGCGAAGAGGGGCTGAAGGACCTGCTCGCGGT